In a genomic window of Lepisosteus oculatus isolate fLepOcu1 chromosome 3, fLepOcu1.hap2, whole genome shotgun sequence:
- the eif4e2rs1 gene encoding eukaryotic translation initiation factor 4E family member 2 related sequence 1, with protein MNKFDHLKDDDSGDHDDPAAPRDEKTEMESSSSNSSSNGRRKTITPGAGEHPLQYNYTFWYSRRTPSRPANTQSYEQNIRQIGTVASVEQFWKFYSHLVRPGDLTGHSDFHLFKEGIKPMWEDEANKNGGKWIIRLRKGLASRFWENIILAMLGEQFMVGEEICGVVVSIRFQEDILSIWNKTANDQVTTSRIRDTLRRVLNLPPNTIMEYKTHNDSLKDNSSFRNTKIAL; from the exons ATGAACAAGTTTGACCA TTTGAAGGACGATGACAGTGGTGACCATGATGACCCCGCGGCCCCCCGGGACGAGAAGACAGAGATGGAGAGCAGCTCttccaacagcagcagcaatggCCGGCGGAAG actatAACTCCAGGGGCAGGGGAACACCCTCTCCAGTATAACTACACATTCTGGTACTCTCGGCGCACCCCCAGCCGGCCAGCCAACACACAGAGCTACGAGCAGAACATCAGACAGATCGGCACCGTGGCCTCG GTGGAGCAGTTCTGGAAGTTCTACAGCCACCTGGTGCGGCCGGGGGACCTGACTGGACACAGCGACTTCCACCTCTTCAAGGAGGGGATCAAGCCCATGTGGGAG GACGAGGCCAATAAGAACGGTGGGAAGTGGATTATCCGACTGCGTAAGGGGCTGGCCTCCCGGTTCTGGGAGAACATCATCTTGGCCATGCTGGGAGAGCAGTTCATGGTGGGAGAGGAGATCTGTGGAGTGGTGGTGTCCATCCGCTTCCAG GAGGACATCCTGTCCATCTGGAACAAGACGGCGAACGATCAGGTGACCACGTCACGGATCCGGGACACTCTGCGCCGCGTGCTGAACCTCCCGCCCAACACCATCATGGAGTACAAGACGCACAACGACAGCTTGAA GGACAACTCGAGTTTCCGCAACACGAAGATCGCTCTGTGA
- the LOC107076562 gene encoding transcription factor HES-1-like, with protein sequence MEPPDVARVCAGTPRAGAARDAKAPKTRRQVSKPLTEKRRRARINHSLAQLRALLLRPGAPAPCGHSRLEKAAILEMTVRRLRAETAQPGMGSSVLDQYWSGFTDCVREVTSFLSASDGADCAVRTGLLGWLTDRMVTVHAPPHPCPAPVLDTVHSRVSPSPSPPAGDGRLRALPVPAPGSAVPPGQRAKDRTVTGSPPADAVWRPW encoded by the exons ATGGAGCCGCCCGACGTCGCGAGAGTCTGCGCCGGAACCCCTCGCGCTGGGGCCGCGCGGGACGCCAAGGCACCCAAGACGCGGCGACAG GTCTCCAAGCCGCTGACGGAGAAGCGCAGGAGAGCGCGCATCAACCACAGCCTGGCTCAGCTCCGCGCGCTGCTGCTGCGGCCCGGCGCCCCCGCC CCTTGTGGTCACTCGAGACTCGAGAAGGCCGCCATCCTGGAGATGACCGTGCGGCGCTTGAGGGCAGAGACAGCGCAGCCTGGCATgg gctCCAGTGTCCTGGATCAGTACTGGTCTGGGTTCACTGATTGTGTCCGAGAGGTGACCTCCTTCCTGAGTGCCAGCGATGGGGCTGACTGTGCAGTCAGGACAGGGCTGCTCGGGTGGCTCACTGACCGCATGGTCACGGTGCACGCCCCTCCCCATCCCTGCCCAGCCCCAGTCCTGGACACCGTCCACAGCCGCGTTTCCCCGTCGCCATCGCCGCCGGCCGGGGATGGACGACTCCGCGCTCTCCCGGTCCCTGCGCCGGGCTCGGCTGTCCCCCCAGGACAGAGGGCGAAGGACAGGACAGTAACGGGGTCGCCGCCCGCTGACGCTGTGTGGCGGCCATGGTGA
- the LOC138237801 gene encoding TSC22 domain family protein 4 has translation MSGGRKKSGFLITSVTSDCGASPGAGGPEQPAVDGHQGGAAAPSSPPDPSRGPEERGPPDGSGSPPASRFRVVRLRRALGQPYRRGRWTCVDVLDREARLLAGLRHAHSLDSLDSLDALDSLGGAAGLGATPLPHPFRPLRPGHLVHSQGTTHLLASSVAAGDTAPRQPLSGPPSPRLGPAAAGTARHRRLPPPLRMDAPLGQALSRPGSPGDASPPRVPCPSRSPSRLALAQSVFGVGGAFQLDEDSSLQAV, from the exons ATGAGCGGGGGCCGGAAGAAGAGTGGCTTCCTGATCACCAGCGTGACGTCGGATTGCGGGGCGTCCCCTGGAGCCGGGGGCCCCGAGCAGCCGGCGGTGGACGGCCACCAGGGCGGCGCCGCCGCGCCCTCCTCCCCGCCGGACCCGTCCCGGGGGCCGGAGGAGAGGGGCCCCCCGGACGGCAGCGGCTCGCCCCCGGCCTCCCGGTTCCGCGTGGTGCGTCTGCGGCGCGCGCTGGGCCAGCCCTACCGCCGCGGCCGCTGGACCTGCGTGGACGTGCTGGACCGGGAGGCGCGGCTGCTGGCCGGCCTGCGGCACGCGCACTCGCTGGACTCGCTGGACTCGCTGGACGCGCTGGACTCGCTGGGGGGGGCGGCCGGCCTGGGGGCGACCCCCCTGCCCCACCCCTTCCGCCCGCTGCGGCCGGGGCACCTGGTGCACTCGCAGGGCACCACCCACCTGCTGGCGTCCAGCGTCGCCGCCGGCGACACCGCCCCGCGCCAGCCCCTGAGCGGGCCCCCCTCGCCCCGGCTGGGCCCCGCGGCGGCCGGGACCGCCCGGCACAGGCGCCTGCCCCCCCCGCTGCGGATGGATGCCCCCCTGGGACAG GCTCTGTCTCGCCCGGGGTCGCCCGGAGACGCCAGCCCCCCGCGGGTGCCGTGCCCCAGCCGGAGCCCGTCTCGCCTCGCGCTGGCCCAGTCCGTGTTCGGCGTCGGGGGAGCGTTCCAGCTGGACGAGGACAG CTCGCTGCAGGCTGTGTGA
- the LOC138235522 gene encoding TSC22 domain family protein 2-like: MFVNVKKMVSCFETRHRPSPASQPQPGTPRLRSGSRAASPSACLPPPSCLSRARSELSVASEARLLQSAPPPARLSQARSASRSASAPSSPVLRRASPLRQAASLSPRPPLLASHPGQRAASASRASLSEASQPSSASETPRQEKSIAEAGSGGCSTSGLPFLDSEEAGATFRPLSGHRGGQACPGSHEARTHGQPLTCRPQPRREGEEEREKEAGQIRTRNLLINKDPTSSPNPSLSGIPRTRSQERPRLNPAGTPAVSSSQGSHPADHSRTRIRDRPALREAQTREDSDPGPKVHGLSSASVPDPGMGGSSASRTVARGDVSRETQRDASAPGSSDPRAAESEDTPLDSRAEAGRQGSRTRDGPGVGLSSMKPPGSRGVDQEGPATRPHSSLDPGLPRTRAQGPLQAGASPSPGDTDDRRQGGSDRAGQTCPDGPASSQTALQNQSGAGPCRDHASAGGTRTQVGTEARGIGSDPTRCAEWTSSDTSRASSSQPDLCAEPGESPRQQAASAGTGETVSGCGQPDRSAAPARPAHPDSGPSGSPQNCAAASGAGVEPGSVPAAATRPTQRSLSGPPSRDKDCSRVGGSPATFPEVPGHRTETREAPQPGSATRPVAPREDWGQELVRTSLLGQEAMCCTGLKPASVRKRNADKAFLSLLLFFHSGSSNSMIAIDNKIEQAMDLVKTHLMFAVREEVEVLREKIRELSDRNAHLERENELLRTLTHCDQDSQAVPAGEDGH; the protein is encoded by the exons ATGTTCGTCAATGTCAAGAAGATGGTGTCCTGTTTCGAGACGAGGCACCGGCCCAGCCCTGCCTCCCAGCCTCAGCCTGGTACCCCCCGGCTCAGATCGGGGTCCCGGGCCGCCTCGCCGTCCGCCTGCCTCCCGCCCCCCTCCTGCCTCAGCCGAGCGAGATCAGAGCTCAGCGTAGCCTCTGAGGCTCGGCTCCTCCAGTCCGCGCCCCCGCCTGCGCGGCTCTCTCAGGCCCGTTCTGCCTCTCGGTCTGCCTCGGCTCCATCCTCCCCCGTCCTGAGAAGGGCATCGCCCTTGCGTCAGGCTGCCTCCCTCTCCCCCAGGCCTCCCCTCCTTGCCTCGCACCCTGGTCAGAGGGCTGCCTCCGCTTCTCGGGCCAGCCTCAGTGAGGCCTCGCAGCCCTCCTCTGCCTCCGAGACTCCAAGGCAGGAGAAGAGCATCGCAGAGGCCGGATCAGGGGGGTGTTCCACCTCCGGTCTGCCCTTCCTCGACTCCGAGGAGGCAGGAGCTACGTTCAGACCCCTCTCTGGTCACAGAGGCGGTCAGGCGTGTCCTGGATCTCATGAGGCTCGCACCCATGGCCAGCCCCTAACCTGCAGGCCACAACcaaggagggagggagaggaggagagggagaaggaggcCGGCCAGATTCGCACCCGAAACCTGCTGATCAATAAGGATCCAACCTCATCCCCAAATCCTAGTCTGTCTGGCATACCTCGAACCCGCAGCCAAGAGCGCCCCCGTCTGAACCCAGCCGGTACACCCGCTGTCTCCAGCAGCCAGGGTTCCCATCCTGCGGATCACTCTCGAACCCGGATCCGGGATCGCCCGGCTCTGAGGGAAGCACAGACGCGGGAGGATTCTGATCCAGGACCCAAGGTGCACGGGCTGTCCTCGGCTTCAGTCCCGGATCCCGGAATGGGGGGGTCCAGCGCCTCTCGAACCGTGGCACGCGGAGACGTCTCCCGGGAGACGCAGAGAGACGCATCGGCCCCCGGGAGTTCTGATCCCAGGGCCGCCGAGTCGGAGGACACCCCCCTGGATTCCCGCGCGGAAGCCGGAAGGCAGGGCTCTCGAACCCGGGATGGCCCGGGTGTTGGCCTCTCCAGCATGAAACCACCGGGCAGCCGTGGCGTAGATCAGGAAGGTCCGGCCACTCGTCCGCACTCCAGCCTTGACCCCGGCCTGCCTCGAACCCGAGCACAGGGCCCTCTCCAGGCCGGCGCCAGTCCCAGCCCGGGTGACACCGACGATCGCAGACAAGGCGGGTCAGACCGCGCGGGCCAGACATGTCCTGACGGTCCCGCGTCTTCCCAGACTGCCTTGCAGAACCAGTCTGGCGCCGGCCCCTGCCGGGACCATGCCAGCGCcggtgggactcgaacccaggtcGGCACCGAAGCCCGTGGCATCGGTTCTGATCCGACGCGCTGTGCGGAGTGGACCTCCTCAGACACGAGCCGGGCTTCGTCTTCGCAGCCCGATCTCTGCGCCGAACCCGGGGAATCTCCACGGCAGCAGGCGGCGTCCGCCGGGACTGGAGAGACGGTTTCGGGCTGCGGGCAGCCAGACCGCTCTGCAGCTCCGGCCCGTCCAGCCCACCCGGACTCTGGCCCGAGCGGTTCACCACAGAACTGCGCTGCGGCCTCCGGGGCTGGGGTCGAGCCCGGTTCTGTTCCTGCTGCCGCGACGCGCCCGACCCAGCGCAGCCTGAGTGGGCCTCCATCCCGGGACAAGGACTGCAGCCGAGTCGGGGGGAGTCCTGCCACATTCCCGGAGGTCCCAGGGCACAGAACCGAGACCCGGGAGGCGCCCCAGCCGGGCTCAGCCACCCGGCCCGTCGCCCCGCGAGAGGACTGGGGGCAGGAGCTGGTCAGAACCAGCCTTCTGGGTCAGGAGGCTATGTGCTGCACGGGCCTGAAACCGGCTTCTGTCCGAAAGAGAAACGCTGACAAGGCCTTCCTGTCTCTGTTACTGTTCTTCCACAG TGGCTCCAGTAACAGTATGATCGCCATTGACAACAAGATTGAGCAGGCCATG GACCTGGTGAAGACGCACCTGATGTTTGCAGTGCGAGAGGAGGTGGAGGTGCTGAGGGAGAAGATCAGGGAGCTGTCTGACAGGAACGCCCATCTGGAGCGAGAGAACGAGCTGCTCCGGACACTGACCCACTGCGACCAGGACAGTCAGGCAGTGCCTGCAGGAGAGGATGGGCACTAG